The Hymenobacter baengnokdamensis genome includes a region encoding these proteins:
- a CDS encoding GNAT family N-acetyltransferase: protein MSSPLRISVAKANLATATRLAELGRQTFQETFAATNTPADMAAYLAETYSPALQLAQLQNADNTFLLAEMQGQLVGYALVAKNSPLGLSAASAATARQLEIKQLYIVEAWIGTGLGAALMRRCLDLAQAESCTGVVLGVWEHNERAKAFYQRFGFREVGEVAFKLGQDVQRDLIYRKGLAGRPS, encoded by the coding sequence ATGTCTTCTCCCCTGCGCATTTCCGTGGCTAAAGCCAACCTGGCCACCGCCACCCGGCTGGCCGAGCTGGGCCGCCAAACCTTCCAGGAAACCTTCGCGGCTACCAATACGCCCGCGGATATGGCTGCCTACCTGGCCGAAACCTATAGCCCCGCATTGCAGCTGGCCCAGCTGCAAAACGCCGATAATACCTTCCTGCTGGCCGAGATGCAGGGCCAGTTGGTGGGCTACGCCCTGGTAGCAAAAAACTCGCCCCTGGGCCTGAGTGCCGCAAGTGCGGCCACGGCCCGGCAGCTCGAAATCAAGCAGCTTTACATTGTGGAAGCATGGATTGGTACCGGCCTGGGCGCGGCCCTGATGCGGCGCTGCCTCGACCTGGCGCAGGCCGAAAGCTGCACGGGCGTGGTGCTGGGCGTGTGGGAACACAACGAGCGGGCCAAGGCTTTTTACCAGCGCTTTGGCTTTCGGGAAGTGGGCGAAGTGGCCTTTAAGCTAGGCCAGGATGTGCAGCGCGACCTCATTTACCGTAAAGGGCTGGCCGGGCGCCCAAGCTAA
- a CDS encoding RNA-binding domain-containing protein yields MTIEQVRRLVAQGESIHLEFKEAAYALPETFFETACAFLNRDGGTILLGVENDGTILGVQPEAVEAIRNNIATQSNNSEKLDPACVLFPTQAVVEGKIVLCVQVVADSQLHRTKGAVYDRSEDGDFRVSDPARIAELYNRKKLFYTEGTLYEHLRFEDLRADLFPKVRRLMANRNPEHPWLALGDQQMLAKAGLFKRDYQTGKEGYTLAAALLFGQDEVITQIVPHHRVDVLVRRQNVERYDDRLDVRTNLIETYVQVMEFIGKHLPDSFHLEGTTRVSLRDKIFREVVANILVHREYTNARPTTLVIYADRVEAENANVPHHGSGPVQLDNFAPYPKNPSIAKFFLQLGRVDELGSGILNVTRYLPQYVRGAVPRFVDGNVFQTILPLAVYPLGIVADLWLDRLQLRVAEADQQAARQLAVGESLRSHLDDPERLFYELGTGWMRKGHRLNLDKTGPDDEIPTFAEWQDTSPPQKGNRLLSVKMRHFAATLFVCLEPKPLAEAMQLLGFSSRSKFKTTYTDALIQRGLLALTLPDIPSSPNQRYQTTQRGQEFLSGV; encoded by the coding sequence ATGACTATTGAGCAAGTACGTCGGCTTGTTGCGCAGGGCGAGAGTATTCACCTAGAATTTAAGGAGGCTGCCTACGCACTACCGGAGACGTTTTTCGAAACCGCTTGTGCCTTCCTGAACCGTGACGGGGGTACGATTCTGCTTGGTGTAGAAAACGATGGTACTATCCTCGGAGTACAGCCGGAAGCAGTAGAAGCTATCCGAAATAACATCGCAACCCAATCTAACAACTCTGAAAAGCTGGACCCTGCTTGCGTACTGTTCCCTACGCAGGCAGTGGTCGAAGGCAAAATAGTGTTGTGCGTCCAAGTAGTAGCCGATTCGCAGTTGCACCGGACCAAGGGAGCTGTATACGACCGCAGTGAGGATGGCGACTTTCGTGTTTCCGACCCCGCCCGGATTGCGGAGCTTTACAATCGTAAAAAGCTCTTCTATACCGAAGGCACTCTCTACGAGCACCTGCGCTTTGAAGACTTGAGGGCTGACTTGTTTCCTAAAGTGCGCCGGTTGATGGCTAACCGCAACCCGGAACACCCATGGCTGGCGCTCGGCGACCAGCAAATGCTTGCTAAAGCTGGCCTTTTTAAGCGCGATTACCAGACCGGTAAAGAAGGTTATACGCTAGCAGCAGCGCTCCTATTTGGCCAAGATGAGGTGATTACGCAGATTGTGCCGCATCACCGCGTCGATGTATTGGTGCGTCGCCAGAACGTGGAGCGTTACGATGACCGACTCGACGTGCGTACCAACCTGATTGAGACCTACGTGCAAGTGATGGAGTTCATCGGCAAGCATCTGCCCGATTCCTTTCATTTGGAAGGCACTACGCGGGTTAGTTTGCGCGATAAGATATTCCGCGAAGTGGTGGCCAATATCCTGGTGCATCGCGAGTACACCAATGCCCGGCCTACTACCTTGGTTATTTACGCTGACCGGGTGGAGGCTGAAAATGCCAACGTCCCGCACCACGGTTCAGGACCCGTCCAGCTTGACAATTTTGCTCCTTACCCAAAAAACCCTAGCATTGCCAAGTTCTTCTTGCAGTTGGGGCGCGTTGATGAGCTGGGCTCGGGCATTCTCAACGTCACCAGATATTTGCCGCAATATGTGCGTGGTGCAGTGCCCCGCTTTGTCGATGGCAACGTGTTTCAGACTATTCTACCGCTGGCGGTGTATCCCCTCGGGATAGTTGCCGACCTGTGGCTGGACCGCCTGCAGCTGCGGGTGGCCGAGGCCGACCAGCAAGCCGCCCGGCAGCTGGCCGTGGGTGAATCACTACGTTCTCATCTTGACGACCCCGAACGATTATTTTACGAATTGGGTACAGGCTGGATGAGAAAAGGGCACAGGCTAAACCTAGATAAAACCGGCCCAGATGACGAAATACCCACTTTTGCCGAATGGCAGGATACAAGCCCGCCCCAAAAAGGGAACAGGCTGCTTTCCGTAAAAATGCGGCATTTTGCGGCCACCCTCTTCGTGTGCCTAGAGCCTAAGCCACTGGCCGAGGCGATGCAGTTGCTAGGATTTAGCAGCCGCAGCAAGTTCAAGACTACTTATACCGATGCGCTCATTCAGCGCGGCCTGTTAGCGCTGACGCTACCTGATATTCCTAGCTCACCCAATCAACGCTACCAGACTACCCAGCGCGGGCAGGAATTTCTGAGCGGAGTCTAA
- a CDS encoding B12-binding domain-containing radical SAM protein, whose product MPTSPLRLLLLTPPLTQLNTPYPATAYIKGFLGGRGYQVRQADLSLELVLRLFSKAGLARIFNQIEAGDYHLSDNARRMLRLRHRYEATIGPAIRFLQNRDLTLAARICHGRFLPEASRFDNVADLEAAFGTMGLTDQARHLATLYLEDLADLVKETVGPQFGLSRYAESLAMSATHFDPLHEALQAAPNLVDTLLLELLDELLAEVQPDIVGFTVPFPGNLYAALRLARRTKEVSPQTVTVMGGGYPNTELRGLKEPRFFDYIDYLTLDDGEGPWLRLFEYLQHKNEHRAEKQMDGRELLQRTFLRNEAGQVEYINHPHPDVPHPEVGTPDYSDLKLGDYLSVIEVLNPMHRLWSDGRWNKLTVAHGCYWKRCSFCDVTLDYIGRYEAAPATLLVDRIEQLVAQTGQTGFHFVDEAAPPLALRDLAIELLRRRVSISWWGNIRFEKTFTPDLCRLLAASGCIAISGGLEVASDRLLALMEKGVTIAQVARVTQGFTQAGVLVHAYLMYGFPTQTAQETVDSLEVVRQLFEAGIVQSGYWHRFSMTAHSPVGKNPAKYQVAAIGPEPGPFAWNDLWHDDPLGTDHESFGPGLAKSLYNYMHGVALREPLSFWFDFKVPRPTVPRQLIQQALSEPGSQKSAAAKSDFTQPNRRLFWLGNAPELRLDTQAAAGRQDKKATRAVLTFYEQAEDFEVKTTEAIGPWLHQLLTKLSAGYETKILLKEAAADFPAGAGRWEDFLQSPAWQQLREKGLLLL is encoded by the coding sequence GTGCCAACGTCCCCGCTTCGCCTGCTGCTTCTTACTCCGCCGCTCACGCAGCTGAATACGCCCTACCCAGCCACCGCCTACATCAAGGGGTTTTTGGGCGGGCGCGGCTACCAGGTGCGGCAGGCCGACCTGAGCCTGGAACTGGTGCTCCGGCTTTTTTCGAAGGCTGGCCTGGCGCGCATATTCAACCAAATCGAAGCTGGCGACTACCACCTCAGCGATAATGCCCGCCGGATGCTGCGCCTGCGCCACCGCTACGAGGCCACTATCGGCCCGGCCATCCGGTTTTTGCAAAACCGCGACCTTACCCTGGCGGCCCGCATCTGCCACGGCCGGTTTTTACCCGAAGCCAGTCGCTTCGACAACGTGGCCGACCTCGAAGCGGCCTTCGGCACGATGGGCCTCACCGACCAGGCCCGGCACCTGGCCACGCTGTATCTGGAAGACCTGGCCGACCTCGTGAAGGAAACCGTGGGCCCGCAGTTTGGCCTCTCGCGCTACGCCGAAAGCCTGGCCATGTCGGCCACTCATTTCGACCCGCTCCACGAAGCCCTGCAAGCGGCGCCCAACCTCGTCGATACCCTGCTGCTGGAGCTGCTCGATGAGCTGCTGGCCGAGGTGCAGCCCGATATTGTGGGCTTTACCGTGCCCTTTCCCGGCAACCTCTACGCCGCCCTGCGGCTGGCCCGGCGCACGAAGGAAGTCAGCCCCCAAACCGTAACCGTAATGGGCGGCGGCTACCCCAATACCGAGCTGCGCGGGCTGAAGGAGCCCCGTTTTTTTGACTACATCGACTATCTGACGCTCGACGATGGCGAAGGCCCCTGGCTGCGCCTGTTTGAGTATCTGCAGCATAAAAACGAGCACCGTGCTGAGAAGCAGATGGATGGCCGCGAGCTGTTGCAGCGCACGTTTTTAAGAAATGAGGCGGGCCAGGTTGAATACATTAACCACCCGCACCCCGACGTGCCGCACCCCGAGGTGGGCACGCCCGACTACTCCGACCTCAAGCTCGGCGACTACCTGTCGGTGATTGAGGTGCTGAACCCCATGCACCGCCTCTGGAGCGATGGCCGCTGGAACAAGCTGACCGTAGCGCACGGCTGCTACTGGAAGCGCTGCTCGTTTTGCGACGTGACGCTCGACTACATTGGCCGCTACGAAGCGGCGCCGGCTACGCTGCTGGTGGACCGAATTGAGCAGCTGGTGGCCCAGACCGGCCAGACCGGCTTTCACTTTGTGGACGAAGCTGCCCCGCCGCTGGCTTTGCGCGACCTGGCCATTGAGCTGCTGCGCCGCCGCGTGAGCATCAGCTGGTGGGGCAATATTCGGTTTGAGAAAACTTTCACGCCCGACCTGTGCCGCCTGCTGGCCGCCTCGGGCTGCATTGCCATCAGCGGCGGGCTGGAAGTAGCCTCGGATAGATTGCTGGCGCTGATGGAAAAAGGAGTGACCATCGCGCAGGTCGCCCGCGTTACGCAGGGCTTTACCCAGGCGGGCGTGCTGGTGCATGCCTACCTGATGTACGGCTTCCCGACCCAGACGGCGCAGGAAACAGTGGATTCGCTGGAGGTGGTGCGGCAGCTGTTTGAAGCCGGCATTGTACAAAGCGGCTACTGGCATCGCTTCTCCATGACCGCCCATTCGCCCGTGGGAAAGAACCCCGCCAAGTACCAGGTGGCGGCTATCGGCCCCGAGCCCGGCCCCTTCGCCTGGAACGACCTCTGGCACGACGACCCTTTGGGCACCGACCATGAAAGCTTCGGCCCCGGCCTGGCTAAAAGCCTCTACAACTATATGCACGGCGTGGCCCTGCGCGAGCCGCTGAGCTTCTGGTTCGATTTTAAGGTGCCGCGCCCCACGGTGCCGCGTCAGCTTATTCAGCAGGCGCTCAGCGAGCCCGGCAGCCAAAAGTCAGCGGCAGCCAAGTCTGATTTTACTCAGCCCAACCGGCGCCTGTTCTGGCTCGGCAACGCGCCCGAGCTTCGCCTCGACACTCAGGCGGCCGCCGGCCGGCAGGATAAAAAAGCCACGCGGGCCGTCCTCACTTTTTACGAACAGGCCGAAGACTTTGAGGTAAAAACCACCGAAGCCATTGGCCCCTGGCTGCATCAGCTCCTAACGAAGCTGAGCGCTGGCTATGAAACGAAAATCCTGCTTAAAGAAGCGGCGGCCGATTTCCCCGCCGGGGCCGGCCGCTGGGAGGACTTCCTGCAAAGCCCGGCCTGGCAGCAGCTACGCGAGAAGGGGTTGCTGCTGCTTTAA
- a CDS encoding transposase: protein MKAYSTDLRERVAAACQQGSRTIGEVAAQFSVSDSFVRKLRRRQRTSGSVAALPQRSGPAPFLNAAAQAQLAACLRQEPDATLAELCIWLAAIGGPAVSQTTLWRAVQALDWRRKKRASMPPNATRNG, encoded by the coding sequence ATGAAAGCTTATTCTACTGACTTGCGCGAACGCGTGGCGGCCGCTTGCCAGCAAGGTAGCCGCACGATTGGCGAAGTGGCCGCGCAGTTCAGCGTGTCGGATTCGTTTGTGCGCAAGTTGCGCCGACGCCAGCGCACGAGCGGTTCCGTGGCTGCTTTGCCGCAACGCAGTGGGCCAGCGCCGTTTCTGAACGCGGCGGCCCAAGCGCAGCTGGCGGCCTGTTTGCGCCAGGAGCCCGATGCCACGTTGGCGGAATTGTGTATTTGGCTGGCCGCCATCGGCGGTCCGGCAGTGAGCCAGACCACACTCTGGCGGGCGGTGCAGGCACTGGATTGGCGGCGAAAAAAAAGAGCGTCCATGCCGCCGAACGCGACACGCAACGGGTGA
- a CDS encoding IS630 family transposase, translating into MAAKKKSVHAAERDTQRVKELRRAFVEALQAEDFTCFKFVDETSTNLTYCRRYARAEGGQRARQATPLHGGPNVTLVAALTPNGLQAVMTLSGAVNGDVFAAYLDQVLGPTLRPGDVVVLDNLPAHKVAGLTELVEARGARLLYLPPYSPDFNPIELAFSKLKTWLRTAQARTREALESVIHDATNWITELDAKNWFDHCGYHVH; encoded by the coding sequence TTGGCGGCGAAAAAAAAGAGCGTCCATGCCGCCGAACGCGACACGCAACGGGTGAAGGAGCTGCGCCGAGCTTTTGTAGAGGCGCTGCAAGCCGAGGATTTTACCTGTTTTAAGTTCGTGGACGAGACCAGCACTAACCTGACGTATTGCCGCCGCTACGCCCGGGCCGAAGGCGGGCAGCGCGCCCGCCAGGCCACGCCCCTGCACGGCGGGCCCAACGTGACGCTGGTGGCGGCGCTGACGCCGAACGGGTTGCAAGCGGTCATGACCCTGAGCGGGGCCGTCAACGGGGACGTGTTTGCCGCCTACCTCGACCAGGTGCTCGGCCCCACGTTGCGGCCCGGCGACGTGGTCGTGCTCGACAACCTGCCGGCCCACAAAGTGGCCGGGCTGACCGAGCTCGTCGAAGCCCGCGGGGCCCGCCTGCTGTATTTGCCGCCCTACTCGCCCGATTTCAATCCCATCGAACTCGCCTTCAGCAAGCTCAAAACCTGGCTGCGCACCGCCCAGGCCCGCACCCGCGAGGCCCTGGAAAGCGTCATTCACGACGCCACCAATTGGATAACTGAGCTCGACGCGAAAAACTGGTTTGACCACTGTGGTTATCATGTACACTAA
- a CDS encoding restriction endonuclease subunit S, whose amino-acid sequence MQSNYEPIGKFIRLVDVRNRGLRVTQLLGLSISKQFIPSVANIIGTDMENYKIIRKNQFACSTMQVRRDKKMPVALLKEVDEAIISQAYPVFEVIDENELLPEYLMMWFTRQEFDREACFHAVGGVRGSLEWEDFINLRLPVPSIAKQREIVAEYHTIQNRIALNNQLIQTLETTAQAIYKQWFVEFEFPNETGQPYKSSGGEMEDSELGEIPKGWEVINVKQFCVDMKSGGTPSRDIDAYWDRNDVPWLKTGEIKNNILLAAEEYISTDGLKNSSAKLLPKDTVLMSMYGVNAGDIGLLKFVSATNQACCGMICENPIHSAYLYYHLLHNQEFISSQAIGGAQENLSKNFIEKISILNPAHQLLERTELKIIVDNRENLTKQNSLLNTLANLLLSKLATIETAPSASKPAATGPAQLALSFA is encoded by the coding sequence ATGCAATCGAACTATGAGCCCATTGGGAAGTTTATCCGTTTGGTAGATGTGCGCAACAGAGGGCTGAGAGTAACGCAACTGTTGGGCCTCAGCATCTCCAAGCAATTCATTCCATCGGTGGCCAACATTATCGGCACCGATATGGAGAATTATAAGATCATCCGCAAAAACCAGTTCGCGTGCAGCACTATGCAGGTGCGGCGGGACAAGAAAATGCCTGTTGCCTTGCTCAAAGAGGTGGATGAAGCCATTATCTCGCAGGCGTACCCGGTTTTTGAGGTAATTGACGAAAATGAGCTGCTGCCCGAATATCTGATGATGTGGTTTACACGTCAGGAATTTGACCGCGAAGCTTGTTTTCACGCCGTAGGGGGTGTGCGCGGCAGCCTCGAATGGGAGGATTTTATAAACCTGAGGCTGCCAGTGCCCTCTATTGCCAAGCAGCGGGAAATCGTCGCTGAATATCACACCATTCAAAACCGCATTGCCCTCAACAACCAGCTCATTCAAACCCTCGAAACCACGGCCCAGGCCATTTATAAGCAGTGGTTTGTGGAGTTTGAGTTTCCAAATGAAACCGGCCAGCCCTACAAAAGCAGCGGCGGCGAAATGGAGGATAGTGAGCTGGGGGAAATTCCGAAGGGGTGGGAGGTAATCAACGTAAAGCAATTTTGCGTTGATATGAAGTCAGGTGGTACGCCTAGCCGGGACATTGACGCATATTGGGATAGGAATGATGTTCCTTGGCTAAAAACCGGTGAGATAAAGAACAATATTCTTCTAGCTGCTGAAGAATATATATCGACCGATGGGCTGAAAAATAGCTCTGCCAAACTGCTCCCTAAAGACACGGTACTGATGTCAATGTATGGTGTTAATGCTGGCGACATTGGGCTACTGAAATTTGTATCTGCAACCAATCAAGCTTGTTGTGGGATGATTTGCGAAAATCCCATTCATTCGGCTTATCTGTATTATCACCTGCTGCATAATCAAGAATTTATAAGCAGTCAGGCAATTGGCGGGGCGCAGGAAAATCTGAGCAAGAATTTTATCGAAAAAATTTCGATTCTAAATCCTGCCCATCAATTACTGGAGCGGACCGAGTTAAAAATCATTGTAGACAACAGGGAAAATCTGACAAAACAGAATTCTCTATTGAATACATTGGCTAACCTCCTCCTTTCCAAGCTCGCCACCATCGAAACCGCGCCATCCGCATCCAAGCCCGCCGCTACCGGTCCCGCGCAGCTAGCCCTTTCCTTCGCCTGA
- a CDS encoding type I restriction-modification system subunit M yields MEPAEYKHVVLGLVFLKFASDKFAERRQQLIDEGRPEKYLEMPEFYNMHNVFFLKKESRWEEIQDNAKQGNLALIIDTALHTIEKDNKALKGALPDNYFSRLGLDPTKLAALVDEISNIDTLKDKKQDVVGKVYQYFLSKFALAEGKGKGEFYTPASIVNLIAEMIEPYEGIIYDPACGSGGMFVQSIKFIESHHGNKQKVAIYGQEYTNTTYKLAKMNLAIRGIGANLGEKAADTFGQDQHPDLKADYIMANPPFNQKDWRGEKELTDDARWLGYDVPPRSNANYGWILNIAAKLSDNGVAGFILANGALSGGGEEYKIRRKLIDNDLVEAIVILPQDMFYTTNISVTVWILNKNKRERTREVGDETRHYRDRTGEILFMDLRQIGEPFEKKFIQFAPQHVTDIATTYHNWQQTDKGYENVSEYCYAATAAEVAAKDFSLVPSKYIPFVNRDEYIDFEEQMAGLQTEFATLLQAEAQSKKDLLNVFKELGYAIEL; encoded by the coding sequence GTGGAGCCGGCCGAATACAAGCACGTCGTGCTGGGGCTAGTGTTCCTCAAGTTTGCCTCCGACAAGTTTGCCGAGCGCCGCCAGCAGCTCATCGACGAGGGCCGCCCCGAGAAGTACCTCGAAATGCCTGAGTTCTACAACATGCACAACGTGTTCTTTTTGAAAAAGGAATCGCGCTGGGAAGAAATACAGGATAATGCCAAGCAGGGTAATTTGGCGCTCATCATCGATACGGCGCTGCACACCATTGAGAAGGACAACAAGGCCCTGAAGGGCGCGCTGCCCGACAACTACTTTTCGCGCCTCGGGCTGGACCCCACCAAGCTGGCGGCGCTGGTGGATGAAATCAGCAACATCGACACGCTCAAGGACAAGAAGCAGGACGTGGTGGGCAAGGTGTACCAGTACTTCCTGAGCAAGTTTGCGCTGGCCGAGGGCAAGGGCAAGGGCGAGTTCTACACCCCGGCCAGCATCGTAAACTTGATTGCCGAGATGATTGAGCCCTACGAGGGCATCATCTACGACCCGGCGTGTGGCTCGGGCGGTATGTTTGTGCAGAGCATCAAGTTTATCGAGAGCCACCACGGCAACAAGCAGAAGGTAGCCATCTACGGGCAGGAGTACACCAATACTACCTACAAGCTGGCCAAGATGAACCTGGCCATCCGGGGCATCGGGGCCAACCTGGGCGAAAAGGCGGCCGATACCTTCGGCCAGGACCAGCACCCCGACCTTAAGGCCGACTACATCATGGCCAACCCGCCCTTCAACCAGAAGGACTGGCGCGGCGAAAAGGAGCTTACCGACGATGCCCGCTGGCTGGGCTACGACGTGCCGCCCCGCTCCAATGCCAATTACGGCTGGATTCTGAACATAGCCGCCAAGCTCTCCGACAACGGCGTGGCCGGCTTCATCCTGGCCAACGGCGCGCTAAGCGGCGGCGGCGAGGAATACAAGATTCGCCGCAAGCTTATTGATAATGACTTGGTGGAGGCCATTGTGATTCTGCCACAGGACATGTTTTACACCACCAACATCAGCGTTACAGTCTGGATTCTGAACAAGAACAAGCGGGAGCGTACCCGTGAAGTGGGCGATGAGACCCGCCACTACCGTGACCGTACGGGTGAAATCCTGTTCATGGACCTGCGGCAGATTGGCGAGCCGTTCGAGAAGAAGTTTATCCAGTTTGCCCCACAGCACGTCACGGATATTGCCACCACCTACCACAACTGGCAGCAGACAGACAAAGGCTACGAGAACGTGTCCGAATACTGCTACGCCGCCACTGCCGCCGAAGTAGCCGCCAAAGACTTTTCGCTGGTCCCCAGCAAGTACATTCCGTTCGTGAACCGGGATGAATACATCGACTTTGAGGAGCAGATGGCCGGGCTGCAAACCGAGTTTGCCACGTTGCTGCAAGCCGAAGCCCAATCGAAAAAAGACCTGTTGAACGTATTCAAAGAGCTGGGCTATGCAATCGAACTATGA